The following coding sequences lie in one Pseudomonas monsensis genomic window:
- a CDS encoding histidine phosphatase family protein encodes MQRSPANLRYASASATQEWVKAWQAGEVVALVRHTERCDRSTNTCLGPADGITQIGSTAATGIGRAFTQLGLQNTQVFSSPLTRTLQTAHYMFGHDAVAQEWLEVCGPTLRNDVVAHKTPGQNMILVTHSGCISDFEKQTGYPRAVAAEYGSAVLVQIDPKGQLNVIGIMNPDGWPQLNK; translated from the coding sequence ATGCAACGCTCGCCCGCCAACCTGCGTTATGCCAGCGCCTCGGCCACTCAGGAATGGGTGAAAGCCTGGCAGGCCGGCGAGGTGGTCGCGCTGGTGCGCCATACCGAACGTTGCGACCGTTCGACCAATACGTGCCTGGGGCCGGCAGACGGTATCACCCAGATCGGCAGCACTGCTGCAACCGGCATCGGCCGGGCCTTCACGCAACTGGGGCTGCAGAACACCCAGGTCTTCAGCAGCCCGCTGACGCGCACCCTGCAGACCGCCCATTACATGTTCGGCCACGACGCCGTAGCCCAGGAATGGCTGGAAGTGTGCGGCCCGACCTTGCGCAATGACGTCGTGGCGCACAAGACGCCCGGGCAAAACATGATCCTGGTGACCCACAGCGGTTGCATCAGCGACTTTGAAAAACAGACCGGCTACCCCCGTGCCGTCGCTGCGGAATATGGCAGCGCAGTGCTGGTGCAAATTGATCCCAAGGGTCAACTCAACGTCATTGGCATCATGAACCCGGACGGCTGGCCACAATTGAACAAATAA
- a CDS encoding ABC transporter ATP-binding protein — translation MNALELLNLSKTFGAQKALDDVSLNVPTGSRTVIVGPSGSGKTTLLRMIAGFEFPDTGSLTLNGQTLVDRTHAVPAYQRQIGYVPQDGALFPHMTVAANIGFGLALTGAARNQRILELMDSVALDANMASRWPHELSGGQQQRVSLARALAQQPRLMLLDEPFSALDTGLRSAMRKMVARLLEDAGVTTILVTHDQSEALSFADQLAVMRAGRLVQSGHPMDLYRYPDDEQTAHFLGEAVVLPARIEAGWAHCDLGQMPVNSNGFTGAAHIMLRPEQLQIAEVASDRQGCHATVTERDFAGNTCTLTVELSASTTQASARSILVRSTGMHAPSAGSSVYLSVLGAAHVFGLG, via the coding sequence ATGAACGCTCTCGAACTGCTCAACCTCAGTAAAACCTTCGGCGCGCAAAAGGCGCTCGACGACGTCAGCCTCAATGTGCCGACCGGCAGCCGTACGGTGATCGTGGGCCCCTCCGGCTCCGGCAAGACCACCCTGCTGCGGATGATCGCCGGGTTCGAATTTCCCGACACCGGCAGCCTGACCCTCAACGGCCAGACGCTGGTTGATCGCACTCACGCGGTGCCGGCCTATCAACGGCAGATCGGCTACGTGCCGCAGGACGGTGCCCTGTTCCCGCACATGACCGTGGCCGCCAATATCGGCTTCGGCCTGGCCCTGACTGGCGCGGCCCGCAACCAGCGGATCCTCGAGTTGATGGACAGTGTCGCTTTGGACGCGAACATGGCCAGCCGTTGGCCCCACGAGCTGTCCGGCGGCCAGCAACAGCGGGTCTCACTGGCCCGTGCGCTGGCGCAGCAGCCACGCCTGATGCTGCTCGACGAGCCGTTCTCTGCACTCGACACCGGTTTGCGCAGCGCCATGCGCAAAATGGTCGCGCGCCTGCTCGAAGACGCCGGCGTCACCACCATTCTGGTGACCCACGACCAGAGCGAAGCGTTGTCATTCGCCGATCAATTGGCGGTCATGCGCGCCGGACGGCTGGTGCAATCCGGGCATCCGATGGACCTTTACCGTTATCCGGACGATGAACAGACCGCGCACTTCCTCGGTGAAGCCGTGGTCTTGCCCGCACGAATCGAGGCCGGTTGGGCGCACTGCGATCTGGGTCAGATGCCGGTCAACAGCAACGGCTTTACCGGCGCCGCGCACATCATGCTTCGCCCCGAACAATTGCAGATCGCCGAAGTGGCGAGTGACCGTCAGGGATGCCATGCGACCGTCACTGAGCGCGACTTTGCCGGCAACACCTGTACCTTGACGGTCGAGCTGAGCGCCTCTACCACGCAAGCATCGGCCCGTTCGATCCTGGTGCGCAGCACCGGCATGCACGCCCCGTCCGCCGGCAGTTCGGTGTACCTGTCAGTGCTCGGTGCGGCGCATGTGTTTGGCCTGGGCTGA
- a CDS encoding sensor histidine kinase, translating into MDLKQSLANRIVIVFALMSALVAGVFAMGIVATVHVVEHKLTMTALSGGLRRLLAMDDINQWRHEPEKSELFFFEDGPGPMALTEPLASLPLGFQEISFNGDDFYAMVDAVGGRKYVLLRNQESFEQREHLLFVVVIVGFILSVMLAVALGRLLARQVMAPVIRLARQVRHRDQLISMAPALQPDYADDEVGALALSFDQTLGRLRATLNREKLFTSDVSHELRTPLMVLASSCELLLANPSLEPRSTEQVRRIARASSEMRQLVETFLMLARKPEELGTAATCTLKEIADAQVEVWGRLIGEKGLEFVYEPKLAGNGRYDLTLLQSVMGNLLRNAWHYTDQGFVRLTLLNDSFVVEDSGIGIPEEKRHAMFQPFVRGDEQRGEGLGLGLSLVQRICSHQQWQVQLVTREPNGCRFTVTLSPAIQETGGQARELPAA; encoded by the coding sequence ATGGACCTCAAGCAAAGCCTCGCCAACCGGATTGTGATCGTGTTCGCCTTGATGAGCGCTCTGGTTGCCGGTGTGTTCGCCATGGGCATTGTCGCCACCGTACATGTGGTTGAACACAAGCTGACCATGACGGCCCTGAGCGGCGGTTTACGCCGGTTGCTGGCGATGGACGACATCAACCAATGGCGGCATGAGCCGGAAAAGAGCGAATTGTTTTTTTTCGAGGACGGCCCCGGTCCCATGGCGCTGACGGAACCCCTGGCCAGTCTGCCCCTGGGATTCCAGGAAATCAGCTTCAACGGTGATGACTTCTACGCCATGGTCGACGCTGTCGGCGGTCGCAAATACGTGCTGCTGCGCAATCAGGAAAGCTTCGAGCAACGTGAGCACCTGTTGTTCGTCGTGGTGATCGTCGGTTTCATCCTCAGCGTCATGCTGGCCGTCGCCCTCGGCAGGCTGTTGGCGCGCCAGGTCATGGCGCCGGTGATTCGCCTGGCGCGTCAGGTTCGTCATCGCGATCAGTTGATCTCGATGGCCCCGGCACTGCAGCCCGACTACGCCGATGACGAGGTCGGGGCGCTGGCACTGTCCTTCGATCAGACTCTGGGCCGGTTGAGAGCCACCCTGAATCGGGAAAAGCTCTTCACCAGTGACGTGAGCCATGAACTGCGCACGCCGTTGATGGTGCTGGCCAGCTCCTGCGAGCTGTTGTTGGCCAATCCGTCGCTTGAACCACGTTCCACCGAGCAAGTCAGGCGCATAGCCCGGGCCAGCAGTGAAATGCGACAACTGGTCGAGACCTTTTTGATGCTCGCGCGCAAACCCGAAGAACTCGGAACTGCCGCCACGTGCACGCTCAAGGAAATCGCCGATGCCCAGGTGGAAGTCTGGGGACGATTGATCGGTGAAAAAGGCCTGGAGTTTGTCTATGAGCCGAAGCTGGCCGGTAACGGGCGCTATGACCTGACGCTCCTGCAGTCGGTGATGGGCAATCTGTTGCGCAATGCCTGGCATTACACCGATCAGGGTTTTGTGCGATTGACCCTGCTCAATGACAGCTTCGTCGTCGAAGACAGTGGCATCGGTATCCCCGAAGAGAAACGCCATGCCATGTTTCAACCGTTCGTGCGCGGTGATGAGCAGCGCGGTGAAGGCCTTGGGTTGGGGCTGTCCCTGGTGCAGCGAATCTGCAGCCATCAACAGTGGCAGGTGCAACTGGTGACCCGCGAGCCTAATGGCTGCCGCTTCACAGTCACGCTATCGCCGGCGATTCAAGAGACTGGCGGGCAGGCGCGGGAGTTGCCCGCCGCCTGA
- a CDS encoding ABC transporter permease — protein MPETLPAKAVLAAPAHRSRGARALNGRGRSSMVALAVFISVLSLLPIGFVLGVSWYTGWPTIEAMVFRPRVAELLINTVLLVLITLPLCILLGTALAWLTERSNLPGRRLWSLLAVAPLAVPAFVHSYAWVSLIPSIHGLPAGVLVSVIAYFPFLYLPVAATLRRLDPAIEDVAESLGLKPWAVFFRVVLPQLRLAICGGALLVGLHLLAEYGLYAMIRFDTFTTAIFDQFKSTFNGPAANMLAGVLALCCLAMLTAESAARGQARYARVGSGSARDQRNVQLGRGATTFALLLQALTCLLALGVPLLTLGRWLLAGGVQVWQGDELLPALLQTLSYGVAGALLTSVAAIPIAWLSIRSPGKLQRLLEGCNYITSSLPGIVVALALVTVTIHFARPIYQTSITVLLAYLLMFLPRALVSLRAGFAQAPVELENIAQSLGRSPIRALWLITVRLAAPGAAAGAALVFLAITNELTATLLLAPNGTRTLATGFWAMTSEIDYAAAAPYALLMILLSLPLTAILYHQSRRTAGR, from the coding sequence ATGCCGGAAACCTTGCCGGCAAAGGCTGTTTTGGCAGCCCCCGCCCATCGCTCGCGTGGCGCCCGCGCACTCAACGGTCGCGGGCGGTCGTCGATGGTCGCTCTGGCTGTTTTCATATCGGTGCTGTCGTTGCTGCCGATCGGCTTTGTGCTCGGCGTGTCGTGGTACACCGGATGGCCAACCATCGAAGCCATGGTGTTCCGCCCGCGCGTGGCCGAACTGCTGATCAACACCGTGCTGCTGGTGCTGATCACCCTGCCGTTGTGCATCCTGCTGGGCACCGCGCTGGCCTGGCTGACCGAGCGCAGCAACCTGCCCGGCCGACGCCTGTGGTCATTGCTGGCAGTGGCACCACTGGCGGTGCCGGCGTTCGTTCACAGTTACGCCTGGGTCAGTCTGATTCCCTCGATTCATGGGTTGCCGGCCGGCGTACTGGTGTCGGTGATTGCCTATTTTCCGTTTTTGTACCTGCCGGTAGCCGCGACCCTGCGCCGTCTCGACCCGGCTATTGAAGACGTCGCGGAGTCGCTGGGGCTCAAGCCGTGGGCGGTGTTTTTTCGCGTGGTGTTGCCGCAATTGCGGCTGGCGATTTGCGGTGGCGCGTTGCTGGTCGGCCTGCACCTGCTGGCCGAATACGGTCTGTACGCGATGATCCGTTTCGACACCTTCACCACGGCGATCTTCGACCAGTTCAAATCGACCTTCAACGGCCCGGCCGCCAATATGCTCGCCGGGGTTCTGGCATTGTGCTGCCTGGCGATGCTCACGGCAGAATCCGCCGCCCGTGGCCAGGCGCGTTATGCCCGAGTCGGCTCCGGTAGCGCCCGGGATCAACGCAACGTGCAACTGGGTCGAGGCGCAACAACCTTTGCGTTATTGCTGCAAGCCCTGACCTGCCTGTTGGCCTTGGGTGTGCCCTTACTGACACTGGGTCGCTGGCTGCTGGCCGGTGGCGTGCAAGTCTGGCAAGGCGACGAATTGCTGCCTGCGTTGCTGCAGACTCTGTCGTATGGGGTGGCCGGCGCCTTGCTGACCAGCGTTGCGGCCATTCCGATTGCCTGGTTGTCGATCCGCTCGCCCGGCAAACTGCAGCGTTTGCTGGAAGGTTGCAACTACATCACCAGCTCGCTGCCGGGCATCGTCGTGGCACTGGCGTTGGTGACCGTGACTATCCATTTCGCCCGGCCGATCTACCAGACCAGCATTACCGTGCTGCTCGCGTATCTGTTGATGTTTCTGCCGCGCGCACTGGTCAGCCTGCGTGCCGGTTTCGCGCAAGCGCCGGTGGAGCTGGAAAACATCGCGCAAAGCCTGGGGCGCTCGCCAATACGGGCGTTGTGGCTGATCACCGTCCGGCTGGCAGCACCGGGTGCTGCCGCCGGTGCGGCGCTGGTGTTTCTGGCGATCACCAACGAACTGACCGCGACCCTGCTGCTCGCGCCCAATGGCACGCGCACCCTCGCCACGGGCTTCTGGGCGATGACCAGTGAAATCGACTACGCCGCTGCCGCGCCTTACGCGTTGCTGATGATCCTGCTTTCACTGCCGCTGACGGCCATTCTCTATCACCAATCCAGGCGTACCGCTGGCCGATGA
- a CDS encoding ArnT family glycosyltransferase, translating to MIQTKSERGPLLLLLAATALLLLLGLGSRELWGAETRWANIALQMLQSGDYFDPYLKGSPYYDKPLLSYWLITATSWFTGGLGHWSLRLSSVISAWFSVWLVYLLGEQLFRKGTGLIAGWMLATTFYFVFWARVATADILTVCGVLAAVWWYWRGPDDSRFWRYVVFFGLLSLTSLFKGLIGFILPGLVLLPHLLSEHRWKRHLNLRLLAALVIAGAFYMTPFVLSHFYGAPTYEQSGLGLVLRENVVRFFQPFDQFGPIYTYLIYLPVYTLPWAPCWLIALWVAARNWKHIEPDTRWLIQGLALLMLFFTASGSRRSYYVLPLVPFAQLLGAWWVTRRLAERNSEGRGLKIGFAVATALLVAILGVLYPWTNSGGGVIRFGEQVRQQASEQAPLNQWRMVMVEVDNKVPMYLQTGGAPFYYVAETQDFPRSGDTAALMTWLERTSGEHWDPQRTIVVAQYRNGDAMPLDYLKTDHQVIITTPTRGEQVFHGREDQSVAYIPRS from the coding sequence ATGATCCAGACCAAGTCTGAACGGGGGCCGTTGCTGCTCCTGCTGGCGGCGACTGCCTTGCTGTTGCTGCTCGGCCTGGGCAGTCGCGAACTCTGGGGCGCTGAAACCCGCTGGGCCAACATCGCCCTGCAGATGCTGCAAAGTGGCGACTATTTCGACCCGTACCTCAAGGGCAGTCCGTATTACGACAAGCCGCTGCTGTCGTACTGGCTGATCACCGCCACCTCATGGTTCACCGGCGGCCTGGGGCACTGGTCGTTGCGCTTGTCTTCGGTCATTTCCGCGTGGTTCAGCGTGTGGCTGGTGTACCTGCTCGGTGAACAGCTGTTTCGCAAAGGCACCGGGCTGATCGCTGGCTGGATGCTGGCGACCACCTTCTACTTCGTGTTCTGGGCGCGGGTCGCCACCGCCGACATTCTCACGGTGTGCGGTGTGCTCGCCGCGGTCTGGTGGTACTGGCGCGGGCCGGATGACAGCCGATTCTGGCGCTACGTGGTGTTCTTCGGCTTGCTGTCGCTGACCTCGCTGTTCAAGGGCTTGATCGGCTTCATTCTGCCGGGCCTGGTGCTGCTGCCGCACCTGCTCAGTGAGCATCGCTGGAAACGCCACCTCAATCTGCGGTTGCTCGCGGCGCTGGTGATCGCCGGGGCGTTTTACATGACGCCGTTCGTGCTGTCGCACTTCTACGGCGCGCCCACCTACGAGCAAAGCGGTCTGGGGCTGGTGTTGCGCGAGAACGTCGTGCGGTTTTTCCAGCCGTTCGACCAGTTCGGGCCGATTTACACCTACCTGATCTACCTGCCGGTCTACACCCTGCCCTGGGCTCCGTGCTGGCTGATCGCACTGTGGGTCGCCGCGCGAAACTGGAAGCACATCGAACCGGATACCCGCTGGCTGATCCAGGGGCTTGCGTTGTTGATGCTGTTTTTCACCGCCAGCGGCAGTCGTCGCAGTTATTACGTCTTGCCGCTGGTGCCGTTCGCGCAACTGCTTGGCGCCTGGTGGGTCACCCGGCGCCTGGCCGAACGCAACAGTGAAGGCCGTGGGCTGAAAATCGGCTTTGCTGTTGCCACGGCGCTGCTGGTCGCAATACTGGGTGTGCTCTACCCGTGGACCAACAGCGGCGGTGGCGTCATCCGTTTCGGCGAGCAGGTTCGCCAGCAGGCCAGCGAACAGGCACCGCTGAATCAGTGGCGCATGGTTATGGTCGAGGTGGACAACAAAGTCCCGATGTACCTGCAAACCGGCGGCGCGCCGTTCTATTACGTGGCAGAAACCCAGGACTTTCCGCGCAGTGGCGATACCGCAGCATTAATGACCTGGCTTGAACGTACCAGTGGCGAACACTGGGATCCGCAACGCACGATTGTCGTTGCGCAGTACCGCAACGGTGATGCAATGCCGCTCGACTACCTGAAAACGGACCACCAGGTCATCATCACCACCCCCACCCGTGGCGAGCAGGTATTCCACGGACGCGAAGACCAGAGCGTGGCCTACATTCCCCGTTCCTGA
- the arnT gene encoding lipid IV(A) 4-amino-4-deoxy-L-arabinosyltransferase — protein MTSINKPLHHAALNLPRLHQSTLIERFAIPGLVLAFVVFYLLPLMTHGLWIPDETRYGQISQEMLQSGNWVAPHFMGIRYFEKPIAGYWMIAIGQAIFGENLFGVRIASALSTGVSVWLAYLLARRLWNNPRLSAACALLYMSFGLIAGQAGYANLDPQFTLWVNLSLVAIWFAIDSNTPRARIGGWALLGLACGMGLMTKGFLALMLPVLIALPYMIWQRRFGELVRYGLVAVVVAALVSVPWALAVHAREPDFWRFFFWHEHIRRFAAGEDAQHARPWWFYLPLLFASTLPWALLLPSTLLRAWREKRDPKIGFLALWFVLPLAFFSASSGKLPTYIMPCLLPLALLMGHTLMGWLDRQDARVLRTNGAVNVVLAVAALIALIYLQATREVYEHTEMFSLSLAYIVLLGWLIAGSLQTLRPLALWAMPALGIGLLVALLPAAMPATVVNSKMPDQFIAEHQQELSATTSLLSNDLGAASALSWRLGRPQVDLFNTVGELKYGLDDPAMASRKVSLDGVAQWMADARKKGSVGVVMRVNSTSDAQQLELLPIDGKHYRRGQLEILIFNQSQP, from the coding sequence ATGACGTCTATTAACAAGCCGCTGCACCATGCAGCGTTGAATTTGCCGCGCCTCCACCAGAGCACCCTGATCGAGCGTTTTGCGATCCCCGGGCTGGTGCTGGCCTTCGTGGTGTTTTATCTGCTGCCATTGATGACCCACGGCTTGTGGATTCCCGATGAAACCCGTTATGGCCAGATCAGCCAGGAAATGCTGCAGAGCGGCAACTGGGTGGCGCCGCACTTCATGGGCATTCGCTACTTTGAAAAACCGATTGCCGGCTACTGGATGATCGCCATCGGCCAGGCCATCTTCGGTGAAAACCTGTTCGGCGTGCGCATCGCCTCGGCGCTCAGCACCGGCGTGAGCGTGTGGCTGGCCTATCTGCTGGCCCGACGCCTGTGGAACAACCCGCGCCTCAGCGCCGCCTGCGCCCTCCTTTATATGAGCTTTGGCCTGATCGCAGGGCAAGCCGGTTATGCCAACCTCGATCCGCAGTTCACTTTGTGGGTCAACCTCAGTCTGGTGGCGATCTGGTTTGCCATCGACAGCAACACCCCGCGCGCGCGGATTGGCGGCTGGGCATTGTTGGGATTGGCTTGTGGCATGGGCTTGATGACCAAAGGTTTCCTCGCCCTGATGCTGCCGGTGCTGATCGCCCTGCCCTACATGATCTGGCAACGGCGTTTCGGCGAGTTGGTGCGTTATGGCCTGGTCGCTGTTGTGGTGGCCGCTCTGGTCAGCGTCCCCTGGGCACTGGCCGTGCACGCCCGTGAACCGGACTTCTGGCGTTTCTTCTTCTGGCACGAACACATCCGCCGCTTTGCCGCCGGTGAAGACGCCCAGCATGCACGCCCATGGTGGTTCTACCTGCCGCTGCTGTTTGCCTCCACCTTGCCGTGGGCACTGCTGTTGCCGTCGACACTGCTGCGCGCCTGGCGCGAAAAGCGCGACCCGAAAATCGGCTTCCTGGCCTTGTGGTTCGTGCTGCCGCTGGCATTTTTCAGCGCCAGCAGCGGCAAACTGCCGACCTACATCATGCCGTGTCTGCTGCCATTGGCCTTGTTGATGGGCCACACACTGATGGGCTGGCTCGATCGCCAGGACGCTCGCGTCTTGCGCACCAACGGCGCGGTCAACGTGGTGCTGGCTGTTGCTGCACTGATTGCGCTGATCTATTTGCAAGCAACCCGCGAAGTATACGAACACACCGAAATGTTCAGCCTGTCGCTGGCTTACATCGTGCTGCTCGGCTGGCTGATTGCCGGCTCGCTGCAAACCTTGCGGCCACTGGCGCTGTGGGCCATGCCGGCGCTGGGCATCGGCCTGCTCGTCGCGCTGTTGCCGGCCGCCATGCCGGCGACCGTCGTCAACAGCAAGATGCCGGATCAGTTCATTGCCGAACACCAGCAGGAACTGAGCGCAACCACCTCGTTGCTGAGTAACGATCTGGGTGCTGCGTCGGCCTTGTCGTGGCGCCTGGGACGCCCGCAGGTGGATCTGTTCAACACCGTTGGCGAGCTCAAGTACGGCCTCGATGATCCGGCCATGGCCTCGCGCAAGGTCAGTCTGGACGGTGTTGCGCAGTGGATGGCCGACGCCCGCAAAAAAGGCTCGGTCGGCGTGGTGATGCGGGTCAACAGCACTTCGGACGCTCAGCAACTCGAACTGCTGCCCATCGACGGTAAGCATTACCGTCGTGGCCAACTGGAAATCCTTATTTTTAACCAGAGCCAGCCATGA
- the arnB gene encoding UDP-4-amino-4-deoxy-L-arabinose aminotransferase has translation MSQAFLPFSRPSIGDEEIAAVEQVLRSGWITTGPKNQALEEQFAQYVGCRHAVALSSATGGMHIALLALGIGPGDEVITPSQTWVSTANMISLLGAKPVFVDVDRDTLMTDAARIEAAITPQTKAIIPVHYAGAAFDLDPLYALADKHGIAVIEDAAHAAGTRYKGRHVGSQGTAIFSFHAIKNMTCAEGAMFVTDDEALASRVRMLKFHGLGVDAYDRLTGGRKPQAQVMEPGFKYNLADINAAIALVQLQRLDEINARRTELASAYLQKFEGLPVQPLALPGYAQQHAWHLFILRIDSERCGMDRETFMKGLQDQGIGTGIHFIATHLHTWYRQRDPDLYLPNTEWNSARLCSIPLFPDMTDQDLDRVVGAIATLLDKRP, from the coding sequence ATGAGTCAGGCGTTTCTCCCCTTCTCTCGTCCGAGTATCGGCGATGAGGAAATAGCCGCTGTAGAGCAGGTGTTGCGCTCGGGCTGGATCACGACAGGGCCGAAAAACCAGGCACTCGAAGAGCAATTTGCGCAGTACGTCGGTTGCCGCCATGCGGTGGCCCTGTCTTCGGCAACTGGCGGGATGCACATTGCCCTGCTGGCCCTGGGCATTGGGCCGGGCGACGAAGTCATCACCCCGTCGCAGACCTGGGTCTCGACCGCCAACATGATTTCCCTGCTCGGCGCCAAACCGGTGTTCGTCGATGTCGACCGCGACACGCTGATGACCGACGCTGCGCGCATCGAAGCGGCCATCACCCCGCAGACCAAGGCAATCATCCCGGTGCATTACGCCGGCGCCGCGTTCGATCTGGATCCGCTGTATGCCTTGGCCGACAAGCACGGCATCGCAGTCATCGAAGACGCTGCGCATGCCGCCGGCACCCGCTACAAGGGGCGTCACGTCGGTTCGCAAGGCACAGCGATTTTCTCTTTCCACGCGATCAAGAACATGACCTGTGCCGAAGGCGCAATGTTCGTCACCGACGACGAAGCCCTGGCCAGCCGCGTGCGCATGCTCAAATTCCACGGCCTGGGCGTCGATGCCTATGACCGCCTGACCGGTGGCCGCAAGCCGCAGGCACAAGTGATGGAGCCGGGCTTCAAGTACAACCTGGCCGACATCAATGCCGCGATTGCCCTGGTGCAATTGCAACGTCTGGACGAAATCAACGCCCGCCGTACCGAACTGGCCAGCGCCTATCTGCAAAAATTCGAGGGCCTGCCGGTACAGCCATTGGCCCTGCCCGGCTATGCCCAGCAACACGCCTGGCACCTGTTCATCCTGCGCATCGACAGCGAGCGCTGCGGCATGGACCGCGAAACCTTCATGAAAGGCTTGCAGGATCAGGGCATCGGCACCGGTATCCACTTCATTGCCACCCACCTGCACACCTGGTATCGCCAGCGTGACCCTGACCTGTATCTGCCTAACACCGAATGGAACTCGGCGCGACTCTGCTCGATTCCGTTGTTCCCCGACATGACCGATCAAGACCTTGATCGTGTCGTCGGTGCCATCGCCACCCTTTTGGACAAACGCCCGTGA
- a CDS encoding iron ABC transporter substrate-binding protein, which translates to MNPRFPSFLKRALLATALFGAGHAFAADSVGLVVYNAQHETLTKAWVAGFTEETGIPVTIRNGDDTEMGNQLVQEGAASPADVFLTENSPAMVLVDNAKLFAPVAATTLAQVDSAYRPAHGQWVGIAARSTVFVYNPDKLSEKDLPKSLLDLATPTWKGRWAASPAGADFQAIVAAVLEQKGEAATLDWLKAMKTNATIYRGNSAVLKAVNAGQIDSGVIYHYYSFVDQSKTGENSKNTRLHYFKHQDPGAFVSISGAGVLASSKHQDEAQQFLKYITGKQGQEILHTGSSFEYAVGQGAPSNPKLVPLKELDAPKVDASKLDSKKAVELMTQAGLL; encoded by the coding sequence ATGAACCCACGCTTTCCATCCTTTTTGAAACGTGCGCTGCTGGCCACCGCGTTGTTCGGCGCCGGGCACGCCTTCGCCGCCGACTCGGTAGGACTGGTGGTCTACAACGCGCAACACGAAACCCTGACCAAAGCCTGGGTGGCCGGATTCACCGAAGAAACCGGGATCCCGGTGACTATTCGCAACGGTGACGACACGGAAATGGGCAACCAGCTGGTTCAAGAAGGTGCGGCCTCGCCGGCGGATGTGTTCCTGACCGAAAACTCCCCGGCCATGGTGCTGGTCGATAACGCCAAACTGTTTGCGCCGGTGGCGGCGACCACCCTGGCACAAGTGGATTCCGCCTATCGCCCGGCCCACGGCCAATGGGTCGGTATCGCCGCACGCTCCACGGTGTTCGTCTACAACCCGGACAAGTTGAGCGAGAAAGACCTGCCCAAATCCCTGCTTGACCTCGCCACCCCGACCTGGAAAGGCCGCTGGGCCGCCTCGCCCGCCGGTGCCGACTTCCAGGCGATTGTCGCTGCTGTGCTTGAGCAAAAAGGCGAAGCCGCCACGCTCGACTGGCTCAAAGCGATGAAAACCAACGCAACCATTTACCGTGGCAACAGCGCCGTGCTCAAAGCCGTGAACGCCGGGCAAATCGACAGCGGCGTGATCTACCACTATTACAGCTTCGTCGATCAGTCCAAGACCGGCGAAAACAGCAAGAACACTCGCCTGCACTACTTCAAGCACCAGGACCCGGGCGCCTTCGTGAGCATTTCCGGCGCCGGCGTCCTGGCGTCGAGCAAGCATCAGGATGAAGCCCAGCAGTTCCTCAAATACATCACCGGCAAACAGGGGCAGGAGATTCTTCACACCGGCAGTTCGTTTGAATACGCCGTAGGCCAGGGTGCCCCGTCCAACCCGAAACTGGTCCCGCTCAAAGAGCTCGATGCGCCAAAGGTTGACGCTTCGAAGCTCGACAGCAAAAAGGCCGTCGAACTGATGACCCAGGCCGGACTGCTGTAA
- a CDS encoding site-specific integrase, with translation MSLYLARLAPSSQLTMRYVLQDAADRLGFEDMNVEEIPWHALQPEDVVALVAALRADNYAPNTSSLYVNAVRGVMNEAWRMSLISQEHLLKMRSVKGIAGTRLSQGRNLKRTLIHELMEVCAADPRPQGLRDAAIIALLYGTGMRKSESVDLDLNQVDFTERSLTVTGKGNKQLIKYAPAWAFAKLDAWLELRRSHLNEGESDDGFLFNRIRRGSHITRERITKHAIYYIARQRGTQVGVKIMPHDFRRSFITRVIEEHDLSIAQKLAHHSNIQTTANYDVRDDNERRRAVDRFDL, from the coding sequence ATGAGCCTGTACCTCGCGCGTTTGGCGCCTTCCAGCCAACTCACCATGCGCTACGTACTACAAGACGCAGCTGATCGCCTGGGTTTTGAAGACATGAATGTCGAAGAGATTCCCTGGCACGCCCTGCAGCCCGAAGATGTTGTAGCACTGGTGGCGGCATTGCGCGCAGACAACTACGCGCCGAACACTTCTTCGCTGTATGTCAATGCCGTGCGCGGGGTCATGAATGAAGCCTGGCGTATGAGTCTGATCAGCCAGGAGCATCTTTTAAAGATGCGCTCGGTCAAGGGCATCGCCGGTACGCGACTGTCCCAGGGACGTAATCTCAAGCGCACGCTGATTCACGAATTGATGGAAGTCTGTGCCGCCGACCCGCGCCCGCAAGGCCTGCGCGACGCTGCAATCATTGCGTTGCTGTACGGCACCGGCATGCGCAAATCGGAATCAGTGGATCTGGATCTGAATCAGGTCGACTTCACTGAACGCAGCCTGACGGTTACCGGCAAGGGCAACAAACAACTGATCAAGTACGCCCCGGCGTGGGCGTTCGCCAAACTCGATGCGTGGCTCGAATTGCGCCGTTCACACCTCAACGAGGGCGAGAGCGACGATGGGTTCCTGTTCAACCGCATTCGCCGTGGCAGCCACATCACCCGCGAGCGCATTACCAAGCACGCGATCTATTACATCGCCCGGCAGCGGGGCACCCAGGTCGGGGTGAAAATCATGCCCCACGATTTCCGTCGTTCATTCATCACCCGGGTGATCGAGGAACACGACCTGTCGATCGCACAGAAACTGGCGCATCACAGCAATATCCAGACCACCGCCAATTACGATGTGCGCGATGACAACGAGCGGCGGCGGGCGGTGGATCGCTTCGATCTCTGA